The Raphanus sativus cultivar WK10039 chromosome 2, ASM80110v3, whole genome shotgun sequence genome includes a region encoding these proteins:
- the LOC130498393 gene encoding VQ motif-containing protein 10-like, whose amino-acid sequence MSGRGKVKPEPMKVVFINTQYVETDARSFKNVVQELTGKDAIVAAGPFESHSGYDGGSKSGQDTRRLCGGGGRGGVETTTEFDRFFKEMPAMEEFYKLWSET is encoded by the coding sequence ATGTCTGGACGAGGGAAAGTGAAACCGGAGCCGATGAAAGTTGTGTTTATTAACACACAGTACGTTGAGACAGATGCACGTAGCTTCAAGAATGTTGTTCAAGAACTCACCGGTAAGGATGCTATCGTGGCCGCCGGTCCTTTCGAGTCGCACTCCGGTTACGATGGAGGTAGTAAAAGTGGCCAAGATACAAGACGGCTCTGTGGTGGCGGTGGAAGAGGAGGAGTAGAGACGACGACGGAGTTTGATAGATTTTTCAAGGAGATGCCTGCCATGGAAGAATTCTATAAGCTATGGTCAGAAACTTGA